A single window of Rudaeicoccus suwonensis DNA harbors:
- a CDS encoding FadR/GntR family transcriptional regulator codes for MKTPVRQTPLVVQVTEQFRALIEDGSWPVGVRIPAELQLVQDLGVSRSTVREALRSLASAGLLQPRVGDGTYVIARDDLAALLARGDELQDLQQVLDVRSILDVAAASWAANRRTTADVQSMRRALAARRKAHDRDDRAAYVTADVELHRSVVQASGNALLLRLYDAFIDVVTEAVDSTTTLPEDPRLGELHRELVDAIEAHDGGRAADTAAELVREVQSADRHAS; via the coding sequence ATGAAGACACCCGTGCGTCAGACGCCGTTGGTCGTCCAGGTCACCGAGCAGTTCCGTGCCCTCATCGAGGACGGATCGTGGCCGGTCGGCGTCCGCATTCCCGCCGAACTGCAGCTGGTGCAGGATCTCGGCGTCAGTCGCAGCACCGTGCGCGAGGCGCTGCGCTCGCTTGCGTCCGCGGGCCTCTTGCAGCCACGGGTGGGCGATGGCACCTACGTGATCGCCCGCGACGATCTGGCTGCGCTGCTGGCTCGCGGTGACGAACTGCAGGATCTGCAGCAGGTGCTCGATGTGCGCAGCATCCTCGACGTGGCGGCGGCCTCCTGGGCAGCCAACAGGCGCACCACTGCGGATGTGCAGAGCATGCGTCGGGCGCTCGCGGCACGACGCAAGGCGCACGATCGGGACGACCGCGCGGCATACGTCACGGCCGACGTGGAGCTACACCGCTCCGTCGTGCAGGCGAGCGGAAACGCTTTGCTGCTCAGGCTTTACGACGCCTTCATCGATGTGGTGACGGAGGCTGTCGACTCGACGACGACCCTGCCGGAGGACCCGAGGCTGGGCGAGTTGCACCGGGAACTCGTCGACGCGATCGAAGCGCACGACGGTGGTCGTGCGGCTGACACCGCCGCGGAACTGGTGCGCGAGGTGCAGTCGGCCGATCGGCACGCGTCGTGA
- a CDS encoding MGMT family protein has product MTVHELPDAAEAVLAQVDRVPPGCVVTYGDIAAVLGIGPRQVGAVLSEYGSLVCWWRVLRADGRPPQGHEDAAMAAYREEGTPLRGAYLDRVDLARARFALG; this is encoded by the coding sequence ATGACTGTTCACGAGTTGCCCGACGCGGCCGAGGCGGTGCTCGCTCAGGTCGATCGGGTGCCACCCGGATGCGTCGTCACGTATGGCGACATCGCGGCGGTTCTGGGGATCGGTCCGCGTCAGGTCGGTGCGGTGTTGTCGGAATACGGCTCGCTCGTGTGCTGGTGGCGGGTGTTGCGCGCCGACGGCCGACCGCCGCAGGGGCACGAGGATGCGGCGATGGCCGCGTATCGCGAGGAGGGCACTCCGCTGCGCGGTGCCTACCTCGACCGCGTCGACCTCGCACGTGCTCGATTCGCTTTGGGCTGA
- a CDS encoding DUF3107 domain-containing protein, with product MEVRIGVQNVAREVVFESTQEPRQVQDLVTQSLTSGEPLMLVDERGHTVVVPATALAYIDIGSEQRGRVGFGG from the coding sequence GTGGAGGTCAGGATCGGCGTCCAGAACGTCGCCCGTGAAGTTGTGTTCGAGTCCACCCAGGAGCCGCGTCAGGTGCAGGATCTGGTGACGCAGTCGCTCACCAGCGGCGAGCCGCTCATGCTGGTCGACGAGCGCGGTCACACCGTCGTTGTGCCCGCCACGGCGCTGGCGTACATCGACATCGGCTCCGAGCAACGCGGCCGCGTCGGCTTCGGCGGCTGA
- a CDS encoding MFS transporter, producing MSPGFGAVAAVLLVAASLRSAITVVGPVLDQIGAATGLGHAALGLLGAVPLLAFAVVSPMVHVMAARFSPESSLIVALAAITVGTGIRSVPGNGFLWCGTALLGAGIAVGNVLVPSIVKRDFAGQVQLMTGVYAAVMSGMAAIASGLAAPLARWTGSWRWALACWAAVSAVAVLVWILRRRPTGTEPPAGAVSAAAENPSNTVNVWASARAWQVTAFMGSQSCSFYVLVTWLPSVEADRGVSETTSGIYLFVYQLIGIIAGVFVAVPLRRRQQSGVAVAITVPMVVGSAGLIALPALAPLWVIVAGVSSGCGIVVALAFIGLRSSEHSVTARLSGMAQSVGYLIAALALLGAGLLAGAAGDRSVLWLVLAIGCVQLVPAWLAGRAGFVDSVSPRQS from the coding sequence GTGAGCCCGGGATTCGGCGCTGTCGCCGCTGTGCTGCTGGTCGCCGCTTCGCTCCGATCGGCGATCACCGTCGTCGGACCGGTGCTCGATCAGATCGGAGCCGCAACAGGACTGGGACATGCGGCGCTCGGACTGCTCGGTGCCGTGCCCCTGCTGGCATTCGCCGTCGTGTCACCGATGGTGCACGTGATGGCCGCTCGTTTCAGCCCCGAAAGCAGCCTCATCGTCGCGCTGGCCGCCATCACCGTGGGCACCGGCATACGGTCGGTTCCCGGCAACGGATTCCTTTGGTGCGGCACGGCGTTGCTCGGCGCGGGCATCGCGGTCGGCAACGTGCTCGTCCCCTCGATCGTGAAGCGCGACTTCGCCGGACAGGTGCAGTTGATGACCGGTGTGTATGCCGCGGTCATGAGCGGTATGGCGGCGATCGCCTCCGGCCTCGCGGCCCCTCTGGCGCGCTGGACCGGGTCATGGAGGTGGGCTCTGGCCTGTTGGGCTGCGGTGTCCGCCGTCGCCGTGCTGGTGTGGATCCTTCGTCGACGTCCGACGGGCACCGAGCCGCCGGCCGGTGCGGTAAGCGCTGCTGCAGAGAATCCCTCGAACACGGTCAACGTGTGGGCGTCGGCGCGGGCGTGGCAGGTGACGGCGTTCATGGGCTCGCAGTCGTGCTCGTTCTACGTGCTGGTGACTTGGCTACCGAGCGTCGAAGCCGATCGCGGGGTCAGCGAAACCACCTCGGGTATCTACCTTTTCGTTTATCAGCTGATCGGGATCATCGCCGGTGTGTTCGTCGCGGTACCGCTGCGGCGCAGGCAGCAGAGCGGGGTTGCGGTGGCGATCACCGTGCCGATGGTCGTCGGGTCCGCGGGTCTGATCGCACTGCCCGCACTCGCGCCGCTGTGGGTGATCGTGGCAGGGGTGAGTTCCGGCTGCGGAATCGTGGTGGCCCTGGCGTTCATCGGTTTGCGTTCGAGTGAACACTCGGTGACCGCCCGACTGTCCGGTATGGCGCAGTCCGTCGGCTACTTGATCGCGGCGCTCGCGCTCCTTGGTGCTGGTCTGCTGGCCGGAGCCGCAGGCGACCGGAGCGTTCTTTGGCTGGTGCTGGCGATCGGCTGCGTGCAACTGGTGCCGGCCTGGCTGGCCGGTCGTGCCGGCTTCGTCGACAGTGTCTCCCCACGTCAGTCCTGA
- a CDS encoding ABC transporter permease — protein sequence MANAMRKVSLRNLAAHKVRLALTVLSVVLGTSFVAGSIIFTSTISQSFNNIFDKVAIGVDTQITPKSGAESGFGGGQTLGVPDSVLTTIQQDRAALGVNKIVPTYSAGIVLADASGKAVQSGGAPSVGQNWIPTAESLDPGGSTIIAGGQAPSAPDQVLINKSAADKAGLHVGSHTKVVVESGNATPMNVVVVGIVKMVGDTSGYTSVYFDQSTARSLFSDGSHVASIQMSAASGVSPDQLRARIEAKFPGQYTVQTGDQVRQKEKEAVNQFLQIFNYILLAFAGIGLIVGTFIIYNTFSMIVAQRVRELALLRAIGSSRRQVTRSVLLEAFVVGLIGSVVGLVIGCGIAAGLQALLSAQGSGLPTGGLTVTWVPIVSCLAVGIIVTMISAYAPARRASKVSPVEAMRESQTDGAASLKMRTIIGAVLGVLGILALVTGGSGKGGGPAGLVGLGAVLLILAVVFAAPALSRPVVGALGLVLARPFGKLGQLARTNASRNPRRTAATAFALTLGLMLVAVIGTLGSSFKATIDKAISTDVTANLILTSSGQTGGLPSSVAANVAKVDGVGRVVQLSNVPAYLDGRQYVGTSPSGDLSKVFKLTMLQGNSQIGGNSMLVSDKELTSHRWHLGQTVDFTNKFGADAQVQITGVYKQSALAGPYLMGDAAYQKLTPPQLRVAFVLLVGTKPGADQGAVQNSIEEATKDYLTVKVQTRQEYASAQASTINQMLTVLYGMLGLALVIAVLGIINTLALSVVERKREIGMLRAVGMLRGQIRRTIYLESILISIFGALLGMVIGVAIGYALVRTFREWLPSIEAVVPWGTIVFTLVAAAICGLLAALWPAVRAARTKPLEAIADL from the coding sequence ATGGCCAACGCGATGCGCAAGGTGTCCTTGCGCAATCTCGCCGCCCACAAGGTGCGACTGGCGCTGACGGTGCTGTCGGTGGTGCTCGGCACGTCCTTCGTGGCCGGATCCATCATCTTCACCTCGACCATCTCGCAGTCGTTCAACAACATCTTCGACAAGGTCGCGATCGGCGTGGACACGCAGATCACCCCCAAGTCCGGAGCCGAGAGCGGCTTCGGTGGGGGCCAGACCCTGGGAGTGCCCGACTCGGTGCTGACCACGATCCAGCAGGATCGCGCGGCGCTCGGGGTCAACAAGATCGTCCCGACATACAGCGCGGGGATCGTGCTCGCCGACGCCTCGGGCAAGGCGGTGCAGTCCGGGGGCGCGCCCAGCGTCGGCCAGAACTGGATACCGACCGCTGAGAGCCTCGACCCGGGCGGATCGACGATCATCGCCGGCGGTCAGGCGCCGTCCGCGCCCGATCAGGTGCTCATCAACAAGTCCGCCGCGGACAAGGCCGGCCTGCACGTGGGGTCGCACACCAAGGTCGTCGTCGAATCCGGCAATGCCACGCCGATGAACGTCGTGGTCGTCGGCATCGTGAAGATGGTCGGCGACACCTCGGGCTACACCTCGGTGTACTTCGACCAGTCCACGGCGCGCTCGCTGTTCAGCGACGGATCGCACGTCGCGAGCATCCAGATGTCCGCCGCGAGTGGTGTCTCACCGGACCAGCTCCGAGCGCGCATCGAGGCGAAGTTCCCCGGGCAATACACCGTGCAGACCGGTGACCAGGTGCGGCAGAAGGAGAAGGAGGCGGTCAACCAGTTCCTGCAGATCTTCAACTACATCCTGCTGGCCTTCGCCGGGATCGGCCTGATCGTCGGCACCTTCATCATCTACAACACCTTCTCGATGATCGTCGCCCAGAGGGTGCGCGAGTTGGCGCTGTTGCGGGCGATCGGGTCGAGCCGTCGCCAGGTGACCAGGTCGGTGCTGCTCGAAGCGTTCGTCGTCGGTCTGATCGGCTCGGTCGTCGGGCTGGTCATCGGCTGCGGTATCGCGGCCGGATTGCAGGCGCTGCTGTCGGCGCAGGGCTCCGGGTTGCCCACCGGGGGGCTGACCGTCACCTGGGTGCCGATCGTGTCCTGCCTCGCGGTGGGCATCATCGTCACGATGATCAGCGCGTACGCCCCGGCGCGGCGGGCCTCCAAGGTGTCACCCGTCGAAGCGATGCGGGAAAGCCAGACCGACGGCGCTGCATCGCTGAAAATGCGGACGATCATCGGCGCGGTGCTCGGAGTGCTCGGCATCCTGGCGCTGGTGACCGGTGGGTCCGGCAAGGGTGGTGGACCGGCCGGGCTGGTCGGCCTTGGCGCGGTGTTGCTGATCCTCGCGGTGGTCTTCGCCGCGCCGGCGCTGTCGCGTCCCGTGGTCGGAGCCCTCGGCCTTGTGCTCGCCCGGCCGTTCGGCAAGCTCGGCCAGCTGGCGCGCACCAATGCCTCCCGCAATCCGCGGCGCACCGCCGCGACGGCGTTCGCCCTCACGTTGGGTCTGATGCTGGTCGCGGTCATCGGCACGCTCGGGTCGTCGTTCAAGGCGACCATCGACAAGGCCATCAGCACCGATGTGACCGCCAACCTGATCCTGACCTCGTCCGGACAGACCGGTGGGCTTCCGTCGTCGGTCGCTGCGAATGTCGCCAAGGTCGACGGCGTCGGCCGGGTTGTGCAGCTGAGCAACGTCCCGGCCTACCTGGACGGCAGGCAGTATGTCGGCACGTCGCCGTCCGGCGACCTGTCGAAGGTGTTCAAACTGACCATGCTGCAAGGAAATTCGCAGATCGGCGGCAACTCGATGCTGGTGTCGGACAAGGAGCTGACGTCACACCGCTGGCACCTGGGGCAGACCGTGGACTTCACCAACAAGTTCGGCGCCGATGCGCAGGTGCAGATCACCGGTGTCTACAAACAGAGCGCGCTCGCCGGGCCTTACCTGATGGGTGACGCGGCCTATCAGAAGCTCACGCCACCGCAGCTGCGAGTCGCCTTCGTCCTGCTCGTCGGCACCAAGCCTGGCGCCGACCAGGGCGCCGTGCAGAACAGCATCGAGGAAGCCACCAAGGACTACCTCACGGTCAAGGTGCAGACCCGCCAGGAGTACGCCAGCGCCCAGGCGTCGACGATCAACCAGATGCTGACGGTGCTCTACGGGATGCTTGGTCTGGCCCTGGTGATCGCTGTGCTCGGCATCATCAACACACTGGCGCTGTCCGTCGTCGAGCGCAAACGCGAAATCGGGATGTTGCGCGCCGTCGGCATGCTGCGCGGCCAGATCCGGCGGACGATCTATCTGGAGTCGATCCTCATCTCGATCTTCGGTGCGCTGCTCGGGATGGTCATCGGTGTCGCCATCGGGTACGCCCTCGTGCGGACCTTCCGCGAATGGCTGCCGAGCATCGAGGCCGTGGTGCCGTGGGGAACGATCGTGTTCACCCTCGTCGCGGCCGCGATCTGTGGACTGCTCGCCGCCCTGTGGCCCGCGGTGCGGGCAGCGCGCACCAAACCGCTGGAGGCCATCGCCGACCTGTGA
- the moeB gene encoding molybdopterin-synthase adenylyltransferase MoeB, producing the protein MSPQPLVPPGPALTAAEIGRYSRHLLLPEVGQDGQRRLAAARVLVVGAGGLAAPVLSYAAAAGVGHLTVVDDDAVDVSNLQRQVIHRTADVGVAKVRSAERAVRELNPGVEVVGVAERVSADNALELFADHDVIVDATDNFATRYLVNDACVLLGLPLVWGAIHRFDGQVSVWWAGEGPCYRCVFPVAPPVGAVPSCAEAGVLGSIPGVIGSTQATEIVKLILGIGRPLTGRMLVHDALAGDWSSVPVARDPDCPVCGEHPTIRSLTDSASSCMSQVPSPVAPAPTVTARELARLVAVGEPVRVVDVRSDAERSIAVLPFGSHVELSRLEDGGAFSDVTDLAGDEPVVFYCKSGVRSARAVQLAAGRGISARSLDGGILAWIADIDPSLTAY; encoded by the coding sequence GTGAGTCCACAGCCACTTGTCCCTCCCGGCCCTGCGCTGACCGCCGCCGAGATCGGCCGGTATTCGCGCCATCTGCTGCTGCCGGAGGTCGGCCAGGACGGCCAGCGCAGGCTCGCTGCCGCGCGTGTGCTCGTGGTCGGAGCCGGCGGACTTGCCGCACCGGTCTTGTCGTATGCCGCTGCCGCGGGGGTCGGTCACCTCACCGTCGTCGACGACGACGCCGTCGACGTGAGCAACCTGCAGCGGCAGGTGATCCATCGCACGGCGGACGTGGGCGTGGCGAAGGTGCGATCGGCGGAGCGCGCTGTGCGCGAGTTGAATCCAGGTGTCGAGGTCGTCGGTGTCGCCGAGCGTGTCAGTGCCGACAACGCGCTGGAGTTGTTCGCCGATCACGACGTGATCGTTGACGCGACCGACAATTTCGCGACGCGCTATCTGGTCAACGACGCCTGCGTGTTGCTCGGGCTGCCCTTGGTGTGGGGAGCGATCCACCGGTTCGACGGGCAGGTCTCGGTGTGGTGGGCAGGTGAAGGCCCTTGCTATCGCTGCGTCTTCCCGGTGGCGCCGCCGGTGGGAGCCGTGCCCTCGTGCGCGGAGGCCGGTGTGCTGGGGTCGATCCCAGGAGTCATCGGCTCGACCCAGGCGACCGAGATCGTCAAGCTGATCCTGGGGATCGGTCGGCCGTTGACCGGCCGGATGCTGGTGCACGACGCGCTCGCGGGGGACTGGTCGTCGGTGCCCGTCGCCAGAGATCCGGACTGCCCGGTGTGCGGTGAACATCCGACGATCCGCTCACTCACCGACAGCGCTTCGTCCTGTATGTCGCAGGTTCCCTCGCCCGTCGCGCCGGCTCCGACCGTCACAGCACGTGAGCTCGCACGCCTGGTGGCCGTCGGCGAGCCGGTGCGCGTCGTCGATGTGCGCTCGGACGCCGAACGCTCGATAGCGGTGCTGCCCTTTGGTTCTCACGTCGAACTCAGTCGTTTGGAGGACGGAGGCGCTTTCTCCGACGTCACCGATCTCGCCGGCGACGAGCCGGTGGTGTTCTACTGCAAGAGTGGAGTTCGCTCGGCGCGAGCAGTCCAATTGGCAGCTGGCAGAGGCATTTCCGCGCGATCGCTCGACGGCGGGATCCTCGCGTGGATTGCCGACATCGACCCGAGTCTGACGGCGTACTGA
- a CDS encoding TetR/AcrR family transcriptional regulator, which yields MVSTTPDNGARGGRLPRSERRAQLMEAAQAVFVESGYHAAAMDEIADRAHVSKPVLYQHFPGKLDLYLALIDQHTSDLPAQVQAAMESTTDNPDRVAAAIGAFFSFVEREDAAFRLVFESDLINEPAVAQRVERMGIECAGAVADVIAEDTDLAPEQSHLLGVAMVGMAQVVARYWMQQRDQLPREEAERLVVTLGWRGLAGFPLHPESELGAATAQE from the coding sequence ATGGTGAGCACAACGCCCGACAACGGGGCTCGGGGCGGTAGGCTGCCGCGTTCGGAGCGGCGTGCCCAGCTGATGGAGGCCGCGCAAGCCGTCTTCGTCGAATCGGGGTACCACGCCGCGGCGATGGACGAGATCGCCGACCGCGCACACGTCAGCAAACCCGTTCTCTACCAGCACTTTCCGGGCAAACTCGACCTTTACCTCGCGCTCATCGATCAGCACACCTCCGACCTGCCCGCACAGGTGCAGGCCGCGATGGAGTCCACCACGGACAACCCTGATCGCGTCGCCGCCGCCATCGGCGCGTTCTTCTCGTTCGTCGAGCGCGAGGACGCCGCCTTCCGGCTGGTGTTCGAGTCCGACCTGATCAACGAGCCCGCGGTCGCCCAGCGCGTCGAACGCATGGGTATCGAGTGCGCGGGCGCCGTGGCCGATGTCATCGCCGAGGACACCGATCTGGCACCTGAACAGAGTCACCTGCTCGGCGTCGCCATGGTCGGGATGGCGCAGGTCGTTGCGAGGTACTGGATGCAGCAGCGTGACCAGTTGCCGCGCGAGGAGGCAGAGCGTCTGGTCGTCACTCTCGGGTGGCGTGGCCTGGCCGGTTTCCCGTTGCACCCGGAGAGCGAACTCGGAGCCGCGACTGCTCAGGAATGA
- a CDS encoding ATP-dependent helicase: protein MRRAPDVASSPPQLDDVQQAVCDSTDRALVVLGAPGTGKSTVAVEAVVAAVQRGTAPDQCLLLAPTRLAAAALRDRVTARLQGTSTEPLARTHQALGFGILRQQAALVGDPAPRLLSGPEQDVVLRELLAGHAAGDGRPPRWPDFVSEALTTRGFRGELRDLLMRAVEWGLSADDLAGLGRDHGRPEWIAAAQVLDEYDQVTALSQPGAFDPAWILGAAADALQDDPAALERMRRSTRLIVVDDAQELTRAGARLLRLIAGQDSRVVLIGDPDATVQGFRGADPKLFGRLGQEWGAPGRMILPFSYRSPRAVRASAEQVTSRIGAVAGGDHRRVQTRPGGRVDVALLRATSQEAAHIAAALRRAHLLDGVPWQQMAVIVRGQGRAGTLRRALSAVGVPIVSPPNVVPLREEPAVRPLLLLMEAVGRLVAHDPVPIDTEAAIEVLCSPVGGADAVALRRFRRALRAAEIESGGSRSSDELLAASLIDLPWLPLLGPEAAPARRVAAVIHAGHEAATETDATAETVLWRMWAASGLADAWSATALDGGPASARADRDLDAVVALFGAAATYVDRLPGAAPMDFLEHIRSLDVPGDRLVASSPEDERVALLTPQAAAGREWTFVVVAGVQEGVWPDLRLRGSLLGSEALVDVLAQRGDSLRAAQAAVRYDETRQFLVAITRASERLLVTAVRSDEDQPSAYLDLVDPLGDEADSGSDTLRPFTEVARPLTLAAAVGELRRELVTGDDQQRDHAAGILARLAANDVPGADPARWWALTQLSDDRPLRLPDQSVKVSPSRIEGFRQCGLNWLLTTSGGDGPDVGAASIGTLVHEVAQEFADSDPAAMAQALDDRWARLGYGSTWVSEQKRVLAHQMLVRLTGYLEEAAAQGWLPVGVEVPFSVLVGRAELTGRVDRLEEHDGTLRVIDLKTGSKKPPQAEMPGHPQLGAYQVATTEGGFEAGSTSGGAALVQIGKAGGKDTANVQVQAPLDRQADGRWAYDLIADTADGMSAATFTARICDRCGTCPVKSSCPLQAEGGVL from the coding sequence ATGCGACGAGCCCCCGATGTGGCCAGCAGCCCGCCACAGCTGGACGACGTGCAGCAGGCCGTGTGCGACAGCACTGACCGCGCGCTGGTGGTGCTGGGAGCGCCCGGCACGGGCAAGTCGACCGTGGCCGTCGAGGCCGTGGTTGCTGCCGTGCAGCGGGGGACAGCACCCGACCAGTGCCTGCTGCTCGCGCCGACCCGGCTCGCCGCCGCAGCCCTGCGCGATCGGGTGACCGCGCGGCTGCAGGGCACCTCCACCGAACCGCTGGCCCGCACCCACCAGGCGCTGGGCTTCGGCATCCTGCGGCAGCAGGCTGCGCTGGTCGGCGACCCTGCGCCGCGCTTGCTCAGCGGACCCGAGCAGGATGTCGTGCTGCGAGAGTTGCTCGCCGGTCATGCCGCCGGCGACGGCCGGCCGCCGCGCTGGCCGGATTTCGTGAGCGAGGCGCTAACGACGAGAGGCTTCCGGGGCGAACTGCGCGATCTGCTCATGCGCGCGGTCGAGTGGGGTCTGTCCGCTGACGACCTCGCCGGCCTCGGTCGTGACCATGGCCGGCCGGAGTGGATCGCCGCCGCGCAGGTGCTCGACGAATACGACCAAGTCACCGCGCTGAGCCAGCCCGGCGCCTTCGACCCTGCGTGGATCCTCGGGGCCGCCGCAGATGCGCTCCAGGACGACCCGGCCGCGCTGGAGCGGATGCGCCGGTCGACCCGGCTGATCGTCGTCGACGACGCGCAGGAGCTCACCCGGGCCGGAGCCCGCCTGTTGCGCCTGATCGCCGGCCAGGATTCGCGAGTCGTGCTGATCGGCGATCCTGATGCGACTGTCCAAGGTTTCCGTGGTGCCGACCCCAAGCTGTTCGGCCGGCTCGGGCAGGAGTGGGGCGCGCCGGGCCGGATGATCCTGCCGTTCAGCTACCGCAGTCCGCGGGCCGTGCGCGCCAGTGCCGAGCAGGTCACCAGTCGCATCGGAGCTGTGGCGGGCGGTGACCATCGCCGGGTGCAGACCCGACCCGGTGGACGCGTCGACGTCGCGTTGTTGCGCGCGACATCCCAGGAAGCCGCGCACATCGCAGCGGCTCTTCGCCGCGCACATCTGCTCGACGGCGTCCCGTGGCAGCAGATGGCAGTCATCGTCCGAGGGCAGGGCCGCGCAGGCACCTTGCGTCGAGCACTTTCGGCGGTAGGTGTGCCGATCGTGTCGCCGCCGAATGTCGTGCCCCTACGCGAAGAGCCTGCGGTGCGTCCGCTGTTGCTGCTGATGGAAGCCGTCGGCCGCCTCGTGGCCCACGATCCGGTGCCGATCGACACCGAGGCGGCGATCGAGGTGCTGTGTTCGCCGGTGGGCGGTGCCGACGCGGTGGCGCTGCGGCGGTTCCGGCGGGCGTTGCGTGCTGCGGAGATAGAGTCCGGCGGTTCGCGGTCCTCCGACGAGTTGCTCGCCGCCTCGCTCATCGATCTGCCGTGGCTGCCGCTGCTGGGTCCGGAAGCAGCCCCGGCGCGTCGGGTGGCTGCCGTCATACATGCCGGGCACGAAGCGGCGACCGAAACCGACGCGACCGCTGAGACCGTGCTGTGGCGGATGTGGGCGGCGTCCGGCCTGGCCGACGCCTGGAGCGCGACGGCGCTCGACGGCGGGCCCGCCAGCGCGCGAGCTGATCGTGACCTGGACGCGGTCGTCGCGTTGTTCGGTGCGGCCGCGACGTATGTCGATCGTCTCCCGGGCGCCGCGCCGATGGACTTCCTGGAGCACATCCGAAGCCTTGACGTGCCGGGGGACCGCCTCGTGGCCAGCTCTCCGGAGGACGAGCGGGTCGCGCTGTTGACGCCGCAGGCGGCGGCCGGTCGTGAGTGGACCTTCGTCGTGGTCGCAGGAGTGCAGGAGGGCGTGTGGCCGGACCTGCGGTTGCGCGGGTCACTGCTCGGGTCGGAAGCGCTGGTCGACGTGCTCGCGCAACGTGGCGACTCGCTGCGCGCGGCGCAGGCCGCGGTGCGCTACGACGAGACACGGCAGTTCCTGGTGGCCATCACGCGGGCGTCCGAACGACTGCTGGTGACCGCTGTCCGCAGCGACGAAGATCAGCCATCGGCATACCTGGATCTGGTGGATCCCCTTGGCGATGAGGCAGATTCAGGTTCTGACACATTGCGACCGTTCACCGAGGTCGCGCGACCGCTGACCCTGGCTGCTGCTGTCGGGGAGCTGCGGCGTGAGCTCGTCACCGGCGATGATCAGCAGCGCGACCACGCCGCCGGGATCCTCGCTCGGCTGGCTGCCAACGACGTGCCGGGAGCCGATCCGGCGCGCTGGTGGGCGCTGACCCAGCTGAGCGACGACCGTCCGCTTCGGCTGCCCGATCAGTCGGTGAAGGTGTCGCCGTCCAGGATCGAGGGCTTCCGGCAATGCGGTCTGAACTGGTTGTTGACCACTTCCGGAGGCGATGGCCCGGACGTCGGAGCTGCGTCCATCGGCACCCTGGTGCACGAGGTCGCGCAGGAGTTCGCCGACAGCGACCCTGCCGCGATGGCGCAGGCGCTCGACGACCGGTGGGCGCGGCTCGGCTACGGCTCGACCTGGGTCTCGGAACAAAAGCGCGTGCTGGCCCACCAGATGCTCGTGCGGTTGACCGGTTACCTCGAGGAGGCGGCGGCGCAGGGCTGGCTGCCGGTCGGGGTCGAGGTGCCGTTCTCGGTGCTGGTCGGTCGGGCCGAGCTGACCGGTCGTGTCGACCGGTTGGAGGAGCACGACGGCACCCTGCGGGTGATCGACCTCAAGACGGGCAGCAAGAAGCCGCCCCAGGCCGAGATGCCGGGGCATCCGCAACTCGGGGCGTACCAAGTCGCCACGACCGAGGGCGGATTCGAGGCCGGCTCGACCTCCGGCGGTGCGGCGCTCGTGCAGATCGGCAAAGCCGGTGGCAAGGACACCGCCAATGTGCAGGTGCAGGCGCCGCTGGACCGACAGGCTGACGGTCGATGGGCCTATGACCTCATCGCCGACACCGCCGACGGTATGTCAGCGGCCACGTTCACCGCCCGGATCTGCGACCGATGCGGCACCTGCCCGGTCAAGAGCTCGTGCCCGCTGCAAGCCGAAGGTGGCGTGCTGTGA